The following are encoded in a window of Deltaproteobacteria bacterium genomic DNA:
- the rpsJ gene encoding 30S ribosomal protein S10 — MEHQKIRIRLKAFDHKLLDKATGEIVEKARQTGAKVAGPIPLPTQIERFTVNRSPHVDKKSREQFEIRTHKRLLDIHEPPGATIDALMKLDLPAGVEVEIKL, encoded by the coding sequence ATCGAGCATCAGAAGATCCGGATCCGGCTGAAGGCCTTCGACCACAAGCTGCTGGACAAGGCGACCGGGGAGATCGTGGAGAAGGCCCGGCAGACGGGCGCCAAGGTCGCGGGGCCGATCCCCCTGCCGACCCAGATCGAGCGGTTCACGGTGAACCGGTCCCCCCACGTCGACAAGAAGAGCCGCGAGCAGTTCGAGATCCGCACGCACAAGCGGCTTCTCGACATCCACGAGCCTCCCGGGGCGACCATCGACGCGCTGATGAAGCTCGACCTTCCCGCGGGAGTGGAAGTCGA
- the tuf gene encoding elongation factor Tu (EF-Tu; promotes GTP-dependent binding of aminoacyl-tRNA to the A-site of ribosomes during protein biosynthesis; when the tRNA anticodon matches the mRNA codon, GTP hydrolysis results; the inactive EF-Tu-GDP leaves the ribosome and release of GDP is promoted by elongation factor Ts; many prokaryotes have two copies of the gene encoding EF-Tu) has translation MPGDNIQMSVELITPVAMEKELRFAIREGGRTVGAGVVAEIVE, from the coding sequence TGATGCCGGGGGACAACATCCAGATGTCGGTGGAGCTGATCACCCCGGTGGCGATGGAGAAGGAGCTGCGGTTCGCGATCCGCGAGGGCGGCCGCACCGTGGGCGCCGGAGTCGTCGCGGAAATCGTGGAATAG